A genomic region of Ensifer sp. PDNC004 contains the following coding sequences:
- a CDS encoding DeoR/GlpR family DNA-binding transcription regulator, translating into MESTPDERRKFILAELQSKGRLSTADLAERFSLSEDTARRDFRELAAAGLIKRVHGAALPVTPGEQPFQGRYKIARDVKTKLARVAVEIVLPDQIIMIDGGTTNLELAKHLPLDLRATVITNSPTIATATAEHRNLEVILLGGVFDKRSQMTLGARVLEQIHALSADICFIGVHGLHEEYGLTTAGYDEAAVKAAMLQVSAEVVAIATPDKIGTVGAYKFAPLSAVDVLVTDRSVRDNPTLEKVSAKVLTD; encoded by the coding sequence TTGGAATCGACCCCGGACGAGCGCCGTAAATTCATTCTTGCTGAACTGCAGTCAAAGGGCCGACTTTCCACCGCCGACCTGGCAGAGCGCTTCTCGCTGTCGGAGGACACGGCACGGCGCGATTTTCGGGAACTCGCAGCCGCCGGCCTGATCAAGCGCGTTCACGGCGCTGCCCTCCCGGTGACGCCCGGTGAACAACCATTCCAGGGGCGATACAAGATTGCCAGGGACGTAAAGACGAAGCTTGCACGCGTCGCCGTCGAGATCGTTCTGCCCGATCAGATCATCATGATCGATGGCGGAACCACCAATCTCGAGCTTGCCAAGCATCTGCCACTGGACTTGAGGGCAACAGTCATCACCAACAGCCCAACCATTGCGACGGCGACAGCCGAACACCGAAACCTTGAAGTCATCCTTCTCGGCGGGGTCTTCGACAAGCGGAGCCAGATGACCTTGGGCGCGCGTGTCCTCGAGCAAATCCACGCCCTGAGCGCGGATATCTGCTTTATCGGCGTTCATGGTCTCCATGAGGAGTACGGCCTAACCACCGCCGGCTATGACGAAGCGGCGGTCAAAGCCGCGATGCTGCAGGTGTCTGCCGAGGTGGTCGCGATCGCGACACCTGACAAGATCGGAACCGTCGGCGCCTACAAATTTGCCCCGCTCTCGGCGGTCGATGTTCTGGTGACCGACCGCAGTGTCCGCGACAACCCGACGCTGGAGAAAGTCAGCGCCAAGGTCTTAACGGATTAG
- a CDS encoding N-acetylglucosamine kinase, translated as MRAPEVALGIDVGGTKTRWMIAHDGVLRADHQVPTVAWRHASYSDEDCLRLKRLVEATFDGVTPSRVVMGANGCNDEQALRRCETALRDVTGWNIRVVNDAELLAAAGHGRGISLIAGTGSIAVARDRAGTLISAGGWGWLIGDDGGGAGLVRRALQEALAAEDIGMPDRQLSQALMESLAIPRLLHANERLAEAPSAASLACHVPAIFEVAARGSRIAGRVLEDGASSLADLVGRLHRRGAPGPVFAGGGLLESQARFFSHVSRLIRERYGLIVFLVREPPVVGALKLAGERGGARHP; from the coding sequence ATGCGGGCGCCCGAAGTCGCTCTCGGCATCGATGTCGGCGGCACCAAGACGCGCTGGATGATCGCTCACGACGGAGTTCTTCGGGCCGATCATCAGGTTCCGACGGTTGCCTGGAGGCACGCCAGCTATTCCGACGAGGATTGCCTTCGCCTGAAGCGCCTCGTGGAGGCGACCTTCGACGGGGTTACGCCGTCGAGGGTTGTCATGGGGGCGAACGGCTGCAACGACGAACAGGCACTCCGCCGTTGCGAGACCGCGCTTCGTGATGTGACGGGGTGGAACATCCGTGTCGTGAACGACGCAGAGCTGCTTGCGGCTGCAGGTCATGGGCGAGGCATTTCGCTCATTGCCGGAACGGGGTCCATTGCTGTCGCGAGAGACCGCGCCGGCACGCTGATATCGGCCGGTGGCTGGGGATGGCTCATTGGCGATGACGGCGGCGGGGCCGGTTTGGTTCGGCGCGCCCTTCAGGAGGCGCTCGCCGCCGAGGATATTGGAATGCCGGATCGCCAGCTTTCGCAGGCGCTGATGGAGAGCCTGGCGATCCCAAGACTTCTGCACGCGAACGAGCGGCTGGCGGAGGCGCCGTCTGCGGCTTCCCTGGCATGTCACGTACCTGCGATCTTCGAGGTTGCAGCACGTGGCTCCAGGATCGCCGGGCGCGTTCTGGAGGACGGGGCGTCCAGTCTTGCAGATCTGGTCGGCAGGCTTCACCGACGCGGCGCACCCGGCCCGGTTTTTGCCGGAGGCGGCCTATTGGAAAGCCAGGCCCGGTTCTTCAGCCATGTGAGCCGCCTTATCCGGGAGCGATACGGCCTCATCGTGTTTCTCGTGCGTGAGCCACCTGTGGTTGGCGCGCTGAAGCTGGCGGGCGAGAGGGGGGGCGCCAGGCACCCGTGA
- a CDS encoding PLP-dependent aminotransferase family protein, translated as MFKHSQLESVKAWIAQPAQAGMPLHARIQRAIRQLILDGALGPKKPLPASRALAKSLGVSRDTIEAAYGQLHAEGFIDRRIGSGSFVAEVTEFAPGRRQTPRRTQSLNQAPALSRRGNAMFGSGGVSEQLLPRPFAHGVPETRSFPLALWERLGRQVLRETGRRALLHGDPQGIEELRRVIADYVNLERGARATAERVLILTSSQQALTLCANMLLDPGDRIFIEDPAYYGARKAFDAAGLECVPIRVDRHGIAVDQIKAETRKVKAVFLTPSHQFPAGATLALDRRLALIEWASRHQAWIIEDDYDSEFHYAGKPTACLQGLDPHDRTIYIGTFTKSLFPGLRIGYAVLPPELVKPMTVARTLLDGHSAPMAQLTLARFMEGGHFGAHVRSMRGIYADRLDLLATLVGKHLPQFLEARVPDGGLQMPCALTGAISEAVAADAARRVGIEIMGLSALYAGGKPEPGFLMGFAAYTPSEIEGAVRKLASALLAAAKS; from the coding sequence TTGTTCAAGCATTCGCAACTCGAGTCCGTGAAGGCATGGATTGCCCAGCCCGCCCAGGCGGGCATGCCGCTTCATGCGCGCATCCAGCGGGCGATCCGACAACTGATCCTCGACGGTGCGCTTGGGCCGAAAAAGCCGCTTCCGGCTTCGCGGGCGCTGGCCAAATCCCTCGGCGTGTCGCGCGATACGATCGAAGCGGCCTATGGCCAGCTTCATGCCGAAGGTTTTATCGACCGGCGCATCGGCAGCGGCAGCTTCGTGGCCGAGGTGACGGAGTTTGCGCCCGGCAGGCGCCAGACTCCAAGACGCACGCAGTCGCTCAACCAGGCGCCGGCCTTGAGCAGGCGCGGCAATGCCATGTTCGGCAGCGGCGGCGTCAGCGAGCAGCTGTTGCCGCGACCCTTCGCCCATGGCGTGCCGGAGACGCGCAGTTTTCCGCTCGCGCTCTGGGAGCGCCTCGGACGGCAGGTCCTGCGCGAAACCGGCAGACGGGCGCTGCTTCACGGCGACCCGCAAGGGATCGAAGAGCTGCGCCGCGTCATTGCCGACTATGTGAACCTTGAACGCGGCGCCCGTGCCACGGCCGAACGGGTGCTGATCCTCACCAGCTCGCAGCAGGCGCTGACCTTGTGCGCCAACATGCTGCTCGATCCCGGCGACCGTATCTTCATCGAGGATCCGGCCTACTACGGCGCACGCAAGGCGTTCGATGCGGCGGGGCTCGAATGTGTGCCGATCCGCGTGGACCGCCACGGCATCGCCGTCGACCAGATCAAGGCGGAGACACGCAAGGTCAAGGCGGTGTTTCTGACGCCCTCGCACCAGTTCCCGGCCGGCGCGACGCTGGCGCTCGATCGCCGTCTGGCGCTGATCGAATGGGCCAGCCGCCATCAGGCCTGGATCATCGAAGACGATTACGACAGCGAATTCCACTATGCCGGCAAACCGACGGCCTGCCTGCAGGGCCTCGATCCACACGACCGGACGATCTACATCGGAACTTTCACCAAATCGCTCTTTCCCGGCCTCCGGATCGGCTACGCCGTTCTGCCGCCCGAGCTGGTCAAGCCGATGACCGTCGCGCGCACGCTGCTTGACGGACACTCCGCGCCGATGGCGCAGCTGACGCTCGCCCGGTTCATGGAAGGCGGACATTTCGGTGCCCATGTGCGCAGCATGCGCGGCATCTATGCGGACCGGCTCGACCTTCTGGCGACGCTCGTCGGAAAACATCTGCCGCAGTTCCTTGAAGCACGGGTGCCCGATGGCGGCCTGCAGATGCCGTGCGCACTGACGGGCGCGATCTCGGAGGCCGTAGCCGCCGATGCCGCGCGACGTGTGGGGATCGAGATCATGGGACTGTCGGCGCTTTACGCCGGCGGCAAGCCCGAGCCCGGGTTTCTCATGGGGTTTGCGGCCTATACGCCAAGCGAGATCGAGGGGGCGGTCCGCAAGCTGGCGAGCGCTCTCCTGGCTGCGGCGAAGTCATAG
- the aztD gene encoding zinc metallochaperone AztD, with protein sequence MSRSGLPALFATTILATLAFPLTSHAEEEQQRATWRLFIADHTKPVVRAIDLETDKEIGRFDLEGYAALSLSDTGRTVFAVQGEQNLIHAIDTGIAISDHGEHRDIEVKEPRLLETTIRGQKPGHVVAHGDDLAIFYDRGGKFDLLGESALLDGKAELKAYDTTAAHHGVAVSTGNHLLVSVPNLEAPVKEGELPPRLGLRVLDKEGKQVGDVATCTGLHGEATSARLVAFGCAEGVLVARPGGLDGPKLEMLAYGDKLPEGKVSTLLGGTSMQFFLGNYGEDKVVLIDADAKEPYRLVELPLRRVDFILDPAKSRNAYILTEDGKLHLLDVVDGVITRSETVTEPYSKDGHWRDARPRLAVAGNHLAITDPRQSLVRLIDTDTLKETRTIAVEGQPFAIVAAGGSGATH encoded by the coding sequence ATGTCCCGCTCCGGTTTGCCCGCGCTTTTTGCCACGACCATTCTTGCGACCCTCGCTTTTCCGTTGACCTCCCATGCCGAGGAAGAACAGCAGCGCGCGACCTGGCGTTTGTTCATTGCCGACCACACCAAGCCCGTGGTTCGCGCCATCGATCTGGAAACGGACAAGGAAATCGGCCGTTTCGACCTTGAGGGCTACGCCGCCCTTTCGTTGAGCGATACCGGGCGCACGGTCTTTGCTGTCCAGGGCGAACAGAACCTGATCCATGCCATCGACACCGGCATCGCCATTTCCGATCACGGCGAGCACCGAGACATCGAAGTCAAGGAGCCAAGGCTTCTCGAGACGACGATCCGCGGACAAAAGCCGGGCCACGTGGTTGCCCATGGTGACGATCTCGCCATCTTCTACGACCGCGGCGGCAAGTTCGATCTGCTTGGCGAAAGCGCGCTTCTGGACGGCAAGGCGGAACTCAAGGCTTACGACACGACCGCCGCACACCATGGCGTCGCGGTCTCGACCGGCAACCATCTTCTCGTTTCGGTCCCGAACCTCGAAGCCCCGGTCAAGGAAGGCGAGCTTCCTCCTCGCCTGGGTCTGCGCGTCCTCGACAAGGAAGGCAAGCAGGTCGGCGATGTCGCAACCTGCACGGGGCTCCACGGGGAAGCAACGTCCGCACGTCTGGTCGCCTTCGGTTGCGCAGAGGGTGTCCTGGTCGCGCGTCCGGGCGGGCTCGACGGCCCCAAGCTCGAGATGCTCGCCTATGGCGACAAGCTGCCGGAAGGCAAGGTCTCGACCCTGCTCGGCGGCACCTCAATGCAGTTCTTCCTTGGGAACTACGGAGAGGACAAGGTGGTGCTGATCGACGCCGACGCGAAGGAACCCTACCGCCTCGTCGAACTGCCGCTGCGGCGGGTCGACTTCATCCTCGATCCGGCAAAGTCACGCAACGCCTACATCCTGACGGAGGACGGCAAGCTTCACCTGCTCGACGTCGTGGATGGCGTGATCACCAGATCGGAGACCGTCACGGAACCTTACAGCAAAGACGGTCACTGGCGCGACGCAAGGCCCCGCCTGGCCGTCGCCGGCAACCACCTCGCCATCACCGATCCGCGCCAAAGCCTGGTGCGCCTGATCGACACGGATACCCTGAAGGAAACCCGCACGATCGCAGTCGAAGGACAACCCTTCGCGATCGTCGCAGCCGGCGGATCGGGTGCAACCCACTAG
- a CDS encoding N-acetylglucosamine-6-phosphate deacetylase, which translates to MSVLAIKGNVVLPNRILENAVVECRGDRIASVAADGGIGETATVLDMSDHFICPGFVDIHIHGAAGADYMDGTAEAVRAVNRAHARHGTTSVFPTTTTGSFEQLDAMIKACENVHSNWLPSDGARIAGVHFYGPYFAEDKVGVHSKEGRRDPVREEYEYFLTKEIVRIATCASELPGALEFFEFARQQGCFITCGHSNAAWGELEAAFARGMRHVDHFWCAMSSVSSLRQRFGTPMQAGMEQYVLMNDEMSTEVIADGIHLSDDLLRFAFEMIGPQRTCLVTDANRAMDAPPGKYRFGSEDDGTWVFSDGNSVRGADGSLASSMHGMDRMVRTMAHAVGRDLPSVIRMASLTPAELVGAAGDIGSIEAGKLADFVVLDRDLNVKSVIIGGVVAVADGASLGQQI; encoded by the coding sequence ATGAGCGTTTTGGCTATCAAAGGAAATGTCGTCCTCCCGAACAGGATTCTGGAAAACGCAGTGGTCGAATGTCGCGGTGACCGCATTGCGAGCGTTGCGGCCGACGGGGGAATTGGCGAGACCGCGACCGTACTCGACATGTCCGATCACTTTATTTGCCCTGGTTTTGTCGATATCCACATCCATGGGGCCGCGGGCGCAGACTACATGGATGGCACGGCTGAAGCGGTAAGGGCGGTCAATCGCGCCCATGCGCGACATGGCACCACCTCGGTGTTCCCGACAACGACCACCGGATCGTTCGAGCAACTCGATGCGATGATCAAAGCGTGCGAAAACGTGCATTCGAATTGGTTGCCCTCGGATGGTGCCCGGATCGCCGGCGTGCACTTCTACGGTCCCTATTTCGCCGAGGACAAGGTTGGGGTCCATTCTAAGGAAGGCCGCCGGGATCCCGTTCGGGAAGAGTACGAATACTTCCTGACCAAGGAGATCGTCCGGATCGCGACATGCGCATCCGAGCTGCCAGGCGCGCTCGAGTTTTTCGAGTTCGCGCGTCAGCAAGGCTGCTTCATCACCTGCGGCCACTCGAATGCGGCATGGGGCGAGTTGGAGGCGGCGTTCGCGCGCGGCATGCGGCATGTCGATCATTTTTGGTGCGCAATGAGCTCCGTGTCGTCGTTGCGGCAGCGCTTTGGCACGCCGATGCAGGCGGGCATGGAACAATACGTTCTCATGAACGACGAGATGAGCACCGAGGTGATCGCTGATGGCATCCATCTCTCCGACGATCTCTTGCGTTTCGCCTTCGAGATGATCGGCCCGCAAAGGACCTGCCTGGTTACGGACGCAAACCGCGCCATGGATGCGCCTCCCGGCAAGTACAGGTTCGGCTCGGAAGATGACGGCACCTGGGTGTTCAGCGACGGCAATTCGGTCAGAGGCGCCGATGGAAGCCTTGCAAGTTCCATGCACGGGATGGACCGGATGGTTCGAACGATGGCGCATGCCGTCGGACGCGACCTGCCTTCGGTCATTCGGATGGCTTCGCTGACGCCGGCGGAACTGGTTGGCGCTGCCGGCGACATCGGAAGCATCGAGGCGGGCAAGTTGGCGGACTTCGTGGTGCTCGACCGTGATCTCAACGTGAAGTCGGTGATTATCGGGGGGGTCGTTGCCGTCGCCGATGGTGCAAGCCTCGGGCAACAGATCTGA
- a CDS encoding ABC transporter substrate-binding protein produces the protein MIVRFTLVLLAVLFAASAPARAAPERLTIVGVDAQPTMQPLLDALQADMPHTKGQYRQARPSQIISRLLAGVDDADPIDVLVLPTPDLAVYLANEGSVSRHGASAIKHRPQQQAHWRSEVFSIGYDPAVFVVRKGALAPSDVPRTRTELARTLEQNRARLLRRVGLVNIGIDDVSYAFASQEALRSPLFWRISRAVGASQARIFDSNEELLQAMAEGHIDIGYNVPLSAVRKWMRKTASIEMVIPEDYVLALPWTALIPEKARNRSTAGDVVDFLLSDRADRALEQVGLTRSRDLDTMKNVQFIELGPELLVYLDAVKRSRFLDTWFQLVIQD, from the coding sequence ATGATCGTTCGCTTCACGCTCGTGCTTCTCGCCGTGCTCTTTGCCGCATCGGCGCCGGCGCGGGCCGCTCCGGAACGGCTGACCATCGTCGGGGTCGATGCACAGCCGACGATGCAGCCGCTGCTCGACGCCCTTCAGGCCGACATGCCACACACGAAGGGCCAGTACAGGCAGGCGCGGCCGAGCCAGATCATTTCACGGCTGCTGGCGGGCGTCGACGACGCCGACCCGATCGACGTGCTGGTGCTGCCGACGCCGGATCTTGCCGTTTACCTCGCCAACGAAGGCAGTGTCTCGCGGCATGGCGCTTCGGCGATCAAGCACCGGCCGCAGCAACAGGCCCACTGGCGCAGCGAAGTCTTCAGCATCGGCTACGACCCGGCGGTCTTTGTCGTGCGCAAGGGCGCGCTGGCACCGTCCGACGTCCCGCGGACCCGAACCGAACTCGCGCGTACGCTGGAGCAGAACCGCGCGCGCCTGCTGCGCCGGGTCGGGCTGGTCAACATCGGCATCGACGATGTCAGCTATGCCTTCGCCTCGCAGGAGGCGCTTCGATCGCCGCTCTTCTGGCGCATATCCCGCGCTGTCGGTGCATCGCAGGCCCGCATATTCGACAGCAACGAGGAACTGCTGCAGGCGATGGCGGAAGGCCACATCGACATCGGCTACAACGTGCCCCTGTCCGCCGTGCGCAAATGGATGCGCAAGACCGCATCGATCGAGATGGTCATCCCTGAAGACTACGTGCTGGCGCTGCCCTGGACGGCATTGATCCCGGAGAAGGCCCGCAATCGCTCGACCGCCGGCGATGTGGTCGATTTCCTGCTTTCCGATCGCGCCGACCGCGCGCTCGAACAGGTCGGCCTGACCCGGTCGCGCGACCTCGACACGATGAAGAACGTGCAATTCATCGAATTGGGACCGGAGCTGCTCGTCTATCTCGACGCCGTCAAGCGCAGCCGATTCCTCGACACATGGTTCCAGCTCGTCATCCAGGACTGA
- the dsbD gene encoding protein-disulfide reductase DsbD: MRKVSLLALVWVLIAAILPARALEAPLPMDQAFVPAIAWQDDGRLAITWTIADGYYLYRDFLAAEDESKQPIALQTEPGTVKDDPGFGTTEVYYQKVSAWIANAPQTVRLAYQGCQDGGLCYPPTTRTIDTAAMTISKPVGGFAFAPAKDARPVEAPDTGFSIEADGGETAVDRLMTGGGLALLLAGFLGFGLLLASTPCVFPMYPIVAAMLTREGEGLTAGRGFVLASAYVLALASAFGLLGIAAAWSGQNLQIMLQSPVAIGVVAALFVLLALSSFGLFEVKLPAAIGNRLSGGRQKGGSVGAAALLGLSSALLIGPCVTAPLAGALLYIARTGDIAVGALALFALGLGKGIPLIIMATIGGKTLPRAGAWMERVRHVFGFAFLGTAIWLATPLVPERFLLLPWAVLALAFGIYAGAFDGLRPTRGYGVLARLTAVVSLIWGSLLLVGFGLGASDPLTPLGPLKGTASGGQTATIQKSDFTKVGSAGALSSLLDTAAADRQPTLVYVTADWCVTCRTIERSVLTAPDVVAGLSGVRLASLDVTTLDAENGALMRSLAVVGPPTMIFFDPSKDEAPGTRLVGEITSASLAEAARIAKSGAQ, from the coding sequence ATGCGGAAAGTAAGTCTGCTGGCACTGGTTTGGGTTTTGATTGCGGCGATCCTGCCGGCCCGGGCGCTCGAAGCGCCCCTGCCGATGGATCAGGCCTTCGTGCCCGCAATCGCCTGGCAGGACGACGGCCGGCTGGCGATCACATGGACGATCGCCGACGGTTACTATCTCTACAGGGACTTCCTGGCAGCAGAAGATGAGAGCAAGCAACCGATCGCCCTGCAGACCGAACCGGGCACGGTCAAGGACGACCCGGGCTTTGGCACGACCGAGGTCTACTACCAGAAGGTTTCCGCCTGGATCGCCAATGCGCCTCAGACCGTCCGCCTCGCCTATCAGGGCTGCCAGGATGGCGGGCTGTGCTATCCGCCGACAACGCGCACAATCGATACCGCCGCGATGACCATCAGCAAGCCGGTGGGTGGCTTTGCCTTTGCACCTGCCAAGGACGCACGCCCCGTGGAAGCGCCGGATACAGGGTTTTCCATCGAAGCTGACGGCGGCGAGACGGCGGTCGACCGACTGATGACCGGGGGCGGGCTTGCGCTGCTTCTTGCCGGCTTCCTCGGCTTCGGACTGCTGCTCGCCTCCACGCCCTGCGTCTTCCCGATGTATCCGATCGTCGCGGCCATGCTCACGCGCGAGGGAGAGGGGCTGACGGCAGGACGCGGTTTCGTGCTCGCATCCGCCTATGTGCTGGCTCTGGCATCCGCCTTCGGTCTCCTTGGCATCGCGGCCGCATGGTCGGGGCAGAACCTGCAGATCATGCTGCAATCACCCGTCGCAATCGGCGTGGTCGCCGCACTGTTCGTGCTCCTGGCGCTCTCCAGCTTCGGGCTCTTCGAGGTCAAGCTGCCGGCAGCGATCGGCAACCGCCTAAGCGGCGGCCGGCAGAAGGGCGGCTCGGTCGGTGCTGCCGCCCTGCTCGGTCTTTCCTCCGCCCTCCTCATCGGCCCTTGCGTAACCGCGCCGCTTGCCGGCGCTCTCCTCTACATTGCCCGGACCGGTGACATTGCGGTCGGCGCACTCGCCCTTTTCGCGCTTGGACTTGGCAAGGGCATTCCGCTGATCATCATGGCGACGATCGGCGGCAAGACGCTGCCGCGCGCCGGCGCGTGGATGGAACGTGTCCGGCACGTCTTCGGCTTTGCCTTTCTGGGAACGGCGATCTGGCTTGCGACGCCACTGGTGCCGGAGCGCTTCCTCCTCCTGCCCTGGGCCGTGCTGGCCCTTGCTTTCGGCATCTACGCGGGCGCTTTCGACGGGCTGCGCCCGACGCGCGGCTATGGCGTGCTGGCGCGCTTGACCGCTGTCGTCTCGCTCATTTGGGGCAGTCTCCTGCTGGTGGGCTTCGGCCTTGGAGCCAGCGATCCGCTTACCCCCCTCGGTCCGCTCAAGGGGACAGCGAGCGGTGGGCAGACAGCCACCATCCAGAAGTCGGACTTTACCAAGGTCGGCTCGGCCGGTGCACTCTCCAGCCTTCTCGACACCGCAGCAGCCGACAGGCAACCGACCCTCGTTTATGTCACCGCGGACTGGTGCGTCACCTGCCGCACGATCGAACGATCCGTGCTGACGGCGCCTGATGTCGTTGCCGGCCTCAGCGGGGTCCGGCTGGCAAGCCTCGACGTCACCACCCTCGATGCGGAGAACGGCGCGCTGATGCGCTCACTTGCCGTCGTCGGCCCGCCGACCATGATCTTCTTCGACCCCAGCAAGGACGAGGCGCCCGGTACGCGCCTCGTCGGCGAAATCACGTCCGCCTCGCTTGCGGAGGCGGCACGGATCGCCAAGAGTGGTGCGCAATGA
- a CDS encoding benzoate/H(+) symporter BenE family transporter has product MTSHISPSSLRFNDLAHPIVAGLISVIVNYGGTFILVFQAAKVAGLSPELTASWVWSISIGVGLTGLWLSWRYREPIITAWSTPAAAFLVTALATTPYAEAIGAYMISALAFVALGLSGYFEKVIRLIPPGIAAGLLAGILLQFGIGAFGGASVDPLLVGLLIVAYVVLKRFAARYAVVGILVLGLLFLLAEGRVDLSGLKLEFAAPIFTMPEFSLNALLSVALPLFLITLTGQYMPGMLVLRNDGFKTSANPIVTATGFGSLIMAPFGSHAFNIAAITAAIATGKEAHEDPSRRWIAGIAAGFFYVLVGVFGVTLAAVFMAFPATFITTLAGLALLGTIGGSLAAATADPASREAALITFLASAANIKLLGIGGAFWGLVIGLVAYIVLNGRLPQRRGNKLSLRQGATK; this is encoded by the coding sequence ATGACCTCCCATATCTCCCCGTCATCCCTTCGCTTCAACGATCTTGCCCATCCCATCGTCGCGGGCCTGATCTCCGTCATCGTCAACTATGGCGGCACCTTCATCCTGGTCTTTCAGGCCGCGAAAGTGGCTGGGCTCAGCCCCGAGCTGACGGCGTCCTGGGTCTGGTCGATATCCATCGGCGTCGGACTGACGGGGCTCTGGCTGAGCTGGCGCTACCGCGAGCCGATCATCACCGCCTGGTCGACGCCGGCCGCAGCCTTTCTCGTCACAGCGCTTGCGACCACGCCCTACGCCGAAGCCATCGGCGCCTACATGATCTCGGCCTTGGCTTTCGTCGCGCTCGGGCTTTCGGGCTATTTCGAGAAGGTCATCCGGCTGATCCCGCCCGGCATCGCCGCTGGCCTGCTCGCCGGCATTTTGCTGCAGTTCGGCATCGGCGCATTCGGCGGCGCAAGCGTCGACCCGCTGCTCGTCGGCCTGCTGATCGTCGCCTATGTCGTCTTGAAGCGCTTCGCCGCCCGCTATGCCGTGGTGGGCATTCTCGTCCTCGGGCTCCTGTTTCTGCTCGCAGAGGGCCGGGTCGACCTGTCGGGCCTGAAGCTCGAGTTCGCGGCCCCCATTTTCACGATGCCGGAATTCTCACTGAACGCGCTGCTTTCGGTCGCATTACCGCTGTTTCTGATCACGCTGACCGGCCAATACATGCCGGGAATGCTGGTGTTGCGGAATGACGGCTTCAAGACCAGCGCCAACCCGATTGTCACCGCGACGGGCTTCGGTTCGCTGATCATGGCGCCTTTCGGCTCGCACGCTTTCAACATCGCGGCAATCACGGCGGCGATCGCCACCGGCAAGGAGGCCCATGAGGATCCGTCCAGGCGCTGGATCGCGGGTATCGCTGCGGGCTTTTTCTACGTGCTCGTGGGCGTGTTCGGCGTTACGCTTGCGGCGGTGTTCATGGCGTTTCCGGCAACCTTCATCACCACGCTTGCGGGCCTTGCCCTGCTCGGCACGATCGGGGGTAGCCTTGCGGCAGCGACAGCCGACCCGGCCTCCCGCGAAGCGGCGCTCATCACGTTCCTGGCCTCCGCCGCGAACATCAAGTTGCTCGGCATCGGCGGGGCCTTCTGGGGTCTGGTGATCGGCCTTGTCGCCTACATCGTTCTGAACGGCCGCCTGCCGCAGCGCCGCGGGAACAAGCTGTCCTTGAGGCAGGGCGCAACGAAGTGA